The Mercenaria mercenaria strain notata chromosome 6, MADL_Memer_1, whole genome shotgun sequence genome contains the following window.
CGCCTAATGCCCCTTGCCAGTTTTGTCTCTCTAATATGTCTATCCAAACTATTGTTGTATTTGGGAATGCTTCACGTAAATAGTTTATCTCTGTTTCAATCATTCCTCTTAATTCACAAGTATTTTCGTATACTAGGTCATTTCCGCCTAAATTAATGTATATTATTGAAGGAGGAGATGAAAGTAAGACCTGAGTTTCAATTGTATGTCTGAAACCTCTCCAACGAAGACCTCTGACTGCCCACCAAGCAATAGAAATGTTCGGGATACTAAGATTTGGTTTCCTAGTCGTCTTTGCATGTTCGCCGGCCCAGAACGGGATAGAGTCACCCAGAACCCATACGTCTGaataaaaaatagttttcatttatagctggtaaaataaattaatgaaaatattacgTTTAGAATGGTAATTAATACCGTTGTGAAATAAAGTTGATTGTGATGTACCGTATATCATCTGCAGATTAACATCATGTTCGAACATAAAGATTAACACAGTTGGATGTCcatctaccaagtttcattatgatttccGACGGGTATCCATCGGAAGCTAGGTCAGTGGCTCTACCAATCCTAAAACTGTGTGTTTTGTATTGTGCAcctaaaaaatgtgttttactgATGGCTTTTGCTAAGACTGCAGAAAATTGGGTCCTAGTTGTTACAGACCCATCCCGATGACAGAAAAGTGGGGCTTGGATGCTTGGCCTCATAGACAGAAATTCCTTAATTGCCTTAACTGGGCACAAATTACCAGCCTGTCTGGGCAACTTTAAGTATACTGGTTTACCCCTTTGATTAGTTTTAAAGTGGCGTAACCGAATGATTACACAATCGTCTTTTGTGAAGCGTAAATCATTGCGTTGTAGGGGATTTTCTGAcaggtgtttgtttacattgacAAGTTCACTGACCCGAAACAAACCGAAATATGCTAAGGTAAAAAGTGAATGAAATAGCGTTACTTCGTAGTTGTCATAACATACTTCAGGGAGTGACCTACAAACAGCTAACAATACAGACTTGGTCAGCGGAGCACGCTTATCTCGTGTTGTGCGACTCCTGTGACAACCTTCAAGCAATTTCTTAACTATAAAAATACTGTTAAGATCATAAAATCCATGCAGTTTATGATGATAATTGATGCCCGCTACATAAGTAGATATTGATTTTGGTGATAGTCCCTTCTCAAAGCAATAAGCTATAAACAGTGTAAGTTGTTGAACGGGAATAGGAAATTGATTTGTAAGCCCATAAATAGACCGAAAGTTTGTAAAAGCATTTATAGCTGTGCTGTATGTTGACCTGGAATTATATGAAATTCCTGATCTAATGAGCTGTCCAGCTCGGCGTCGAAGACTTTCCAAAGGAAGTGTGGCACGGGACATGGATCTTGATCCGCGTCTGGGGCTATTTTTCTGAATCTGTTCAACTGAAAACGAGACAGTGCATCACAGATTTCGTTCTGATGACCAGGTACATGACAGGCTTTgattaagatatttaattttaaacaccGTAACGTCAGTACTCGAACTAGGCACATGACTGCTTCTGATTTTGAAgttaatttgttcaaaatgtgtACTACTGCTTGATTATCACAGTTgaatattatctttttattggTCAAATCTGCGCCCCAAATATACAATGCCGCTAGGATTGGAAACAGTTCTAAAACTGTTATATCTGCAGTAATACCGATTTGTGCCATGCTTCTGGCCATTTAGCGTGGGACCAGTGGCCTTTAAAATATATGCCGAACCCTAAGTTTTCACCCGCAGCACTATCCGTAAACAGTTGGACATCTGTATTCGATACCCAAAAGCGGTCATGGAATACAGAAATACCGTTAAAATTCTGAAAGAAAAGTAACCACATTGACAGATCTaagcatatttcatttttaattctaACATGATGATGTGGTTTCGTTAATCCACAGGTTGCGTTTATCAGGCGGCGGATGAAAGGCCTACCCATAGTGATTGCGCGGCAACAAAAATTCAGAGAACCTATAAGTGATTGtattttctttaaagttgtttttgaatgtagcaaaatttcattgattttttgtaTAAGCTCTTGAATTTTTGAAGCTGGGATACGAACGAGCATTTGCTTAGAGTCTAACTCCAGCCCAAGAAAAACTAAAACCTCTGTTGGGCCCTCCGTTTTTTCCTCCGCTAACGGTACACCTAATTCTATCATGGTATCTCTGAACGTTTGAAGTGCAGCAGTACATGATGCGTTCGTTTTGTCTCCGCCCAAAAAATCGTCCAAATAATGCAACAGTCCGCCTGATTTGAGTTTCGATTTGACACAAAATTCAAGAAATCTTGCAAATCTTTCAAACGTGATACAACTGATTGAGGCACCAAATGGAAGtgctttatcaaaataatatttattctcAAAACAAAAGCCTAACAATTCAAAATCAGTCGGTTTTATAGGTATAAGCCGGTACGCacttttaatatcagttttgaaTAATTTGCAGTTACGTCCCAGGTCCTGTACTAATTTTACCGCTTCGTCAAGTGCGTATATTGTACGGAACACAAAGTAGGGTCTATGTAATCGTTCACCGAATCTCCAGACGGATATGATAAGTGATGTATCATTCGATATTCTCCAGGTGTTTTCTTTGGAACTAAACCTATGGGTGAAACGATTAAATTAGTCATCGGTCTTTCATTGAATGGGCCAGCCACCCTACCtgctttaatttctttttgaatttgaaGTTTTATGATATCGGGGTTTAACAAAGTTGAGCGTAGATTTTTTGAATCGCGTGCAGTACGTGGACCTGTATATTGTAACGGAAAACCATTCATAAATCCATCTAATAAAATTTCGCTTCAGTGACGTCATAGTTTCTTAAATGCTTTTTAAGGGCTATTACGTTTACAGGTGTTTGGGCCAAATTGTGTATGTCCAAATTACTCTGTTCGGTGGAAGTGCTTTGTTTTTTAGAATTGTTAGTTTTTTTCTTGGGCCTCCGTAACTGCCCCGTCTAAAAAGGGTCTGCCGCGAAAAAGATTTCGCTGTGCGGGACGAAACTGTCCACCACGTGAGTAACCAGACTGGTTCATTACAAATGAACCTTGTTTAGTGCATGTGACCTCAGGATGGGGCCCCGAACATTTTGAGCAAACATGAGGAAATTTGCAGTTTTGCCAAGCACAGTTGCCTCTGTTAAAGTCTTGACACGTGTACCGACCTGCATTTGGTGTAATGTTGTGGGTAGGCTGTAATTGCATGCAGCGCCACCACAAGTCATTATTAATTTGTGACCAAGGGGATGGGGAAATTGCTTGACGGAGGCGAAATTGTTCATCATACGTCCTCCATGAGAAACCGCCTTGGCGTAAGGCACATTCTCTTATATTGAACATGTAGTGTAACATTTCGTACACTTTATCTGCATGTGTAGCTAAGTAAATGGATGTATAGATTATGAACGCGTTTGTCCATTTCTCtatgtttgtaattttttctttacattcttTGTTTGCTGATTCAATCTGGCCTTCCGAATTTAAGCGAAAAACGCTACCTGAACAAAATTCTGACAATTCTACTGCTCCTTTTAATAATAATGCTAGGTTGACATATTCACCTTTGCatatcttttgttttaatgaagCCGGAACGTGTGCGGCTAAGTCGTCATCTGCTAAGCGAACCATAGACAATATAGAATTATTGTACGGTACATTCAGTGGCCCATTACATTGAATACCTGAAGATTGTGGGTCGATAGAATTTGCGCCGCCACACCCTTGAAAATTATTTGCATTATTTGAATCTCTATTGCCCGTAGGAGGAATAATTTGTGAATTTCTAATAATTTGTTCGAAATCAATAACATTGCACTCACCGGCATCTGTTTGTAGCAACCTCTCGTCTACAGCATCCTCGAGGTCAGCCGCAGGCCTTTTTTGCCCCCTGGTGCCCCTGACGTCCCCGTGACCTTGGTCATTCTGCTCCTCTCTGGCAGCGTTCCTTCTCAAGTTACGCCGGGCATTCTGCAGATTCAGCTCCTCGTCCTGCTCAGCGGCTCTCTCCTGCCTTTCCTGCTCAACGGCTCTCTCCTGCCGAACGGCTCTCTCCTGTCTCGGCATACGCCTAGCCTGTGCCTGTCTTCTGCGACCGCGTGGCATTTTCAAGCTTTTAAAGTCAAACTTGATCACTTGAATACAACTGTGTAGtattatacatgtagatctaaGTTTTCTCCTGATACAACCGTGTAGCAATACAAAGTGAACGAAGAGCACGGGTTTAGCGGTATTTATAGTAAACTACCTGTTCATGCGTATTAGCTTGAGACCGGTTTAAAGTACGTCGGTACCCAGAAGATAAAGAAGAGCTACGGAACCAGTTATTCAttgatattattttgcttagcAACCAATAACGTGAATtctcgaaaataaataaaattatttttattcaaaataatttacattattcatTTCTTGTAATTAGTCCTATAATCACTTTGGCTTACAACAAAGTCTAAACATTATGTTATAATTTTACTTTTCAGATATAAGCTAGAGTGTACATATTTAGTTATTAGAAGCATTGTCTTCAACATGTATGAATGAAATGATGTAATCAGAGATAATTGATGGCTTTAGTGACTATATATGCTACAGGATGAAATGAGATTACAGACAGAGACCCCATCA
Protein-coding sequences here:
- the LOC128557845 gene encoding uncharacterized protein LOC128557845, with amino-acid sequence MPRGRRRQAQARRMPRQERAVRQERAVEQERQERAAEQDEELNLQNARRNLRRNAAREEQNDQGHGDVRGTRGQKRPAADLEDAVDERLLQTDADVWVLGDSIPFWAGEHAKTTRKPNLSIPNISIAWWAVRGLRWRGFRHTIETQVLLSSPPSIIYINLGGNDLVYENTCELRGMIETEINYLREAFPNTTIVWIDILERQNWQGALGGKRPIEKKRKRLNRIARKIVIESGKSDVISPDIDAETAFLEMTAFI